The following coding sequences are from one Gossypium hirsutum isolate 1008001.06 chromosome A12, Gossypium_hirsutum_v2.1, whole genome shotgun sequence window:
- the LOC107930157 gene encoding SOSS complex subunit B homolog has protein sequence MVPLEAIVPAAQNNINTQFILLEKGKIMWDGQNKMCLGLVADKTAAVHLQLWGEECEAFEAGDIIRMENGIFSYNKNNLVLRAGRRGKVEKVGDFTMEFVETPNLSEIKWVPDPNNSNKYVQHSVISPYSRIFPPIP, from the coding sequence ATGGTGCCCTTAGAAGCGATTGTGCCGGCAGCTCAAAACAATataaacacgcaattcattttaTTGGAGAAAGGGAAGATAATGTGGGATGGTCAAAACAAGATGTGTTTGGGGCTTGTGGCGGACAAGACAGCGGCGGTTCACTTACAACTTTGGGGTGAGGAGTGTGAGGCATTTGAGGCAGGTGATATTATTAGGATGGAGAATGGGATTTTCTCTTACAACAAGAACAATTTGGTGTTGAGAGCAGGCAGGAGAGGGAAGGTGGAGAAAGTGGGAGACTTCACTATGGAGTTTGTGGAGACACCTAATTTGAGCGAGATTAAATGGGTTCCTGATCCTAATAATTCCAACAAGTATGTTCAACACTCAGTTATTTCTCCTTATTCACGTATCTTCCCCCCAATTCCCTAG
- the LOC107930150 gene encoding NPL4-like protein 1, whose translation MMLRIRSRDGLERIQVDGPQITIFQLKTLIESQLQIPIQNQTLSTDQNLLLAKTPADLLRFSDMTDRSIPLSALNLSHGSIIFLYYHGERTVRGGPTVSPAGSFGRKMTMDDLIAKQTRITRQESPHCDSVSFDRDSANAFQRFVNETLAFASKRGGFMYGTITDEGRVEVDFIYEPPQQGLEDDLVLLRDPEEEKLVDAIAAGLGRKRVGFIFTQTIMQEKKDYNFSNKEIIQAAELHAESELKEWVTVVVKLEANEDGAADVHFEAFQMSDMCVKLFKDGWFVTEFGENDDPKLSKMKKDVVVGGKDVKEVDNDFFLVVVKIFDHQGPLSTSFPIENRKNLVALRALKSHLDRTKSLPFVKRISDFHLLLFLAKSQGLGSDVPALAECVNTQTAVPEGYQLLIESMANAA comes from the exons ATGATGCTCAGAATCCGCAGCCGAGATGGCCTGGAACGGATCCAAGTCGACGGACCTCAAATTacaatttttcaattaaaaaccTTAATTGAGTCCCAACTCCAAATCCCCATCCAAAACCAAACCCTTTCCACCGATCAAAATCTACTTTTAGCTAAAACCCCCGCCGACCTCCTCCGCTTTTCCGACATGACCGACCGTTCCATCCCACTCTCCGCCCTTAACCTCTCTCACGGTTCCATTATATTCCTCTACTACCACGGCGAACGCACCGTCCGCGGTGGCCCCACCGTTTCACCCGCCGGATCATTCGGCCGTAAGATGACCATGGACGACCTCATCGCTAAACAAACACGGATCACCCGCCAGGAATCCCCTCACTGTGACTCTGTTTCCTTTGACCGCGATTCGGCCAACGCTTTCCAACGTTTCGTCAACGAAACGCTGGCGTTTGCTTCGAAACGCGGCGGGTTCATGTACGGCACCATCACGGATGAAGGTAGAGTGGAAGTTGATTTTATTTACGAGCCGCCTCAGCAAGGGTTGGAAGATGATTTGGTCCTTTTGAGGGATCCTGAAGAAGAGAAATTGGTTGACGCCATTGCAGCAGGGTTAGGGAGGAAAAGGGTAGGGTTTATTTTTACTCAGACGATAATGCAAGAAAAAAAAGACTATAATTTTTCGAACAAGGAGATTATACAGGCGGCTGAGCTTCACGCTGAGAGTGAGCTTAAGGAGTGGGTGACTGTCGTGGTGAAGCTGGAAGCCAATGAAGATGGGGCTGCGGATGTTCATTTTGAGGCTTTTCAAATGAGTGATATGTGTGTTAAGCTATTTAAGGACGGGTGGTTTGTTACAGAGTTTGGAGAGAATGATGATCCAAAGCTTtcgaaaatgaaaaaagatgTCGTCGTCGGTGGGAAAGATGTTAAGGAGGTTGATAATGATTTCTTCTTAGTGGTTGTTAAGATTTTCGACCATCAG GGACCTCTTTCTACAAGCTTTCCAATTGAGAATCGGAAAAACCTTGTGGCGCTGAGGGCACTGAAGAGTCATCTAGATAGAACAAAGAGTCTTCCTTTTGTGAAGAGAATATCGGATTTTCATTTGCTGTTGTTTCTGGCCAAGTCTCAAGGCCTTGGTTCCGACGTCCCTGCACTCGCAGAGTGTGTTAACACACAGACAGCGGTGCCAGAAGGTTATCAACTGCTAATTGAGTCCATGGCCAATGCAGCTTGA
- the LOC107939396 gene encoding peroxidase 3: MTNQAFILLCMVVFGVVGTCRGGSLRKGYYKDTCPDAEEIIKKATEKHVANDPTLPARFLRMHFHDCFVRGCDGSVLLNSTTNNIAEKDAIPNLTLAGFDVIDDIKAEVEKKCPNVVSCADVLALAARDAVSFKFQTPLWEVLTGRRDGRISRISEALANIPSPLSNFTALVRNFTSKGLNVHDLVVLSGGHTIGVGHCNTFGNRLYNFTGRSDQDPSLNPTYASFLKTQCKNLSDNTTFVPMDPGSALTFDNNYYVTVKQNKGLFQSDAALLTNKGSRKIVDELLDSKKFFTEFAQAMKRMGAIGVVTGNEGEIRKKCFVVN, from the exons ATGACAAACCAggctttcattttgctttgcatggtAGTATTTGGAGTTGTTGGGACCTGCCGTGGAGGTAGCCTTAGGAAGGGTTACTACAAGGATACATGTCCTGATGCAGAGGAGATAATCAAGAAAGCTACTGAAAAACATGTTGCCAATGATCCCACATTGCCCGCAAGGTTCTTGAGAATGCATTTTCATGACTGTTTTGTTAGG GGGTGTGATGGTTCAGTCCTATTGAACTCGACAACTAACAATATTGCCGAGAAAGATGCGATTCCGAACCTAACCCTTGCTGGCTTCGATGTCATCGACGATATAAAAGCAGAAGTCGAGAAGAAATGTCCGAATGTAGTATCGTGTGCTGATGTTCTGGCCTTGGCTGCTAGGGATGCTGTTTCTTTCAAA TTCCAAACACCATTGTGGGAAGTTCTTACCGGTAGAAGAGACGGCCGGATATCACGAATTTCCGAGGCGTTGGCTAATATTCCTTCCCCTCTCTCCAACTTCACCGCCCTCGTACGAAATTTCACTAGCAAAGGCCTCAATGTCCATGACCTAGTGGTCTTATCAG GCGGGCATACGATCGGAGTAGGCCATTGCAATACCTTCGGCAACAGGCTATACAACTTTACTGGAAGAAGTGATCAAGATCCTTCCTTGAACCCAACCTATGCGTCTTTCTTGAAGACGCAATGCAAAAACCTTAGTGACAACACGACATTCGTGCCGATGGATCCTGGTAGTGCGTTGACGTTCGATAATAACTACTACGTCACTGTTAAGCAAAACAAGGGTCTGTTTCAGTCTGATGCAGCCTTACTGACGAACAAAGGCTCACGCAAAATCGTGGACGAGTTGCTTGACTCGAAGAAATTCTTCACGGAGTTTGCGCAGGCAATGAAGAGGATGGGAGCCATTGGAGTTGTCACAGGGAATGAAGGAGAGATTAGGAAGAAATGTTTTGTCGTTAACTAA
- the LOC107939386 gene encoding peroxidase 3, which produces MRSQAFILVCMVVFGVVGTCHGGSLKKGFYNNTCPNAEAIIKNATEKRVASDPTLPARFLRMHFHDCFVRGCDASVLLNSTTNKTAEKDAIPNLTLAGFDVIDDIKAEVEKKCPNVVSCADVLALAARDAVSFKVSQTPLWEVLTGRRDSRVSRISEALANLPSPFSNFTTLVQNFANKGLNVQDLVVLSGGHTIGVGHCNAFSNRLYNFTGNGDQDPSLNAKYATFLKTQCQSLSDNTTFVVMDPGSGITFDNNYYVTLKQNKGLFQSDAALLTNKSSRDVVDKLLDSKEFFKEFAKSMEKMGAIGVLTGNAGEIRKKCYVVN; this is translated from the exons ATGAGGAGCCAAGCTTTCATTTTGGTTTGCATGGTAGTATTTGGAGTTGTTGGGACCTGCCATGGAGGTAGCCTTAAGAAGGGTTTCTACAATAATACATGTCCTAATGCAGAAGCCATAATCAAGAATGCTACTGAGAAACGTGTTGCCAGTGATCCCACATTGCCTGCAAGGTTCCTTAGAATGCATTTTCATGATTGTTTTGTCAGG GGTTGTGATGCTTCGGTCCTATTGAACTCGACAACTAACAAGACTGCCGAGAAAGATGCGATTCCGAACCTAACCCTTGCTGGTTTCGATGTCATAGACGATATAAAAGCAGAAGTCGAGAAGAAATGTCCGAACGTAGTATCGTGTGCTGATGTTCTGGCCTTGGCTGCTAGGGATGCTGTTTCTTTCAAAGTAAGTCAAACCCCATTGTGGGAAGTTCTTACCGGTAGAAGAGACAGTAGGGTGTCGCGAATTTCCGAGGCATTGGCTAATCTTCCTTCCCCTTTCTCTAACTTCACCACCCTTGTCCAAAACTTTGCTAACAAAGGCCTTAATGTGCAAGACTTGGTGGTCTTATCAG GGGGGCATACGATCGGAGTAGGCCACTGCAATGCCTTCAGCAACAGGCTATACAACTTTACTGGGAATGGAGATCAGGATCCTTCCTTGAATGCAAAGTATGCCACTTTCTTGAAGACACAATGTCAAAGCCTCAGTGACAATACGACCTTCGTGGTGATGGATCCTGGTAGCGGGATAACATTCGATAATAACTATTATGTCACGCTTAAGCAAAATAAGGGTCTGTTTCAGTCCGATGCCGCCCTCCTGACGAACAAAAGCTCGCGCGATGTTGTTGACAAGTTGCTTGACTCGAAGGAATTCTTCAAAGAGTTTGCAAAGTCAATGGAGAAGATGGGAGCCATTGGAGTTCTCACGGGGAATGCAGGAGAGATTAGGAAGAAATGTTACGTTGTTAACTAA
- the LOC107939367 gene encoding peroxidase 3, whose amino-acid sequence MRNQALILLCIVVFGVIGTCHGGSLRKKYYKKTCPNAEEIIKKATEKHVANDPTLPARFLRMHFHDCFVRGCDGSVLLNSTTNNSAEKDAIPNLTLAGFDVIDDIKAEVEKKCPNVVSCADVLALAARDAVSFKFQRPLWEVLTGRRDGRVSRVSEALANLPSPFSNFTTLVRNFANQGLNVHDLVVLSGGHTIGVGHCNAFSNRLYNFTGRGDQDPSLNPTYAAFLKTQCRNLTDNTTFVPMDPGSGFTFDNNYYVTVKQNKGLFQSDAALLTNKGSRNIVNELVDPKKFLTEFAQSMKRMGAIGVLTGNDGEIRKKCFVVN is encoded by the exons ATGAGAAACCAGGCTCTCATTTTGCTTTGCATTGTAGTTTTTGGTGTTATTGGGACCTGCCATGGAGGAAGCCTTAGGAAGAAATACTACAAGAAAACATGTCCTAATGCAGAAGAGATAATCAAGAAAGCTACTGAGAAACATGTTGCCAATGATCCCACATTGCCTGCAAGGTTCCTCAGAATGCATTTTCATGACTGTTTTGTTAGG GGTTGTGATGGTTCGGTCCTATTGAACTCGACAACTAATAACTCAGCCGAGAAAGATGCGATTCCGAACCTAACCCTTGCTGGTTTCGATGTCATTGACGATATAAAAGCAGAAGTCGAGAAGAAATGTCCCAATGTGGTATCGTGTGCTGATGTTCTAGCCTTGGCTGCTAGGGATGCTGTTTCTTTCAAA TTCCAAAGACCCTTGTGGGAAGTTCTTACCGGACGAAGAGACGGCAGGGTGTCACGAGTTTCCGAGGCATTGGCTAATCTTCCTTCCCCTTTCTCTAACTTCACCACCCTTGTTCGGAATTTCGCTAACCAAGGCCTCAATGTACATGACCTGGTGGTCTTATCAG GCGGGCATACGATCGGAGTAGGCCATTGCAATGCCTTCAGCAACAGACTATACAACTTTACTGGAAGAGGTGATCAAGATCCTTCCTTGAACCCAACCTACGCGGCTTTCTTGAAGACGCAATGCCGAAACCTTACTGACAACACGACATTCGTGCCGATGGATCCTGGTAGTGGGTTCACATTCGATAATAACTATTACGTCACCGTTAAGCAAAACAAGGGCCTTTTTCAGTCGGATGCAGCCCTCTTAACAAACAAAGGCTCCCGCAACATCGTCAACGAGTTGGTCGACCCGAAGAAATTCTTGACAGAGTTTGCACAGTCAATGAAAAGGATGGGAGCCATTGGAGTTCTCACAGGGAATGACGGAGAGATTAGGAAGAAATGTTTCGTGGTTAACTAA